In a genomic window of Pseudodesulfovibrio senegalensis:
- a CDS encoding N-acetylneuraminate synthase family protein has translation MMKTPEIDICGRKVGPDHAPLVIAEIGINHEGSLEVAKAMVKAAADAGAEIVKHQTHVVEDEMSAQARSVVPGNADVSIYEIMERCALNEQDELALKQYVESLGMIFLSTPFSRAAADRLERFGVGAYKIGSGECNNYPLLDHVASFGKPVILSTGMNDIASVEKAVAVFRKHGTPFALLHCTNIYPTPPELVRLGAMVELAEHFPDAVIGLSDHTETNHTCLGAVALGASILERHFTDDMSRPGPDIVCSMDPAALSDLVRGSAIIHAARGGSKKPLQEEQATIDFAYATVVTIQPVRAGEPFTRENLWVKRPGTGELLAEEYESVLGRIAAADIPADTHLKRSDMTDVTD, from the coding sequence ATGATGAAAACGCCTGAAATTGATATTTGCGGCAGAAAGGTCGGCCCGGACCACGCGCCGCTGGTCATTGCGGAGATAGGCATCAACCACGAGGGCAGCCTCGAGGTGGCCAAGGCCATGGTCAAGGCGGCCGCCGATGCCGGGGCCGAGATCGTCAAGCACCAGACCCATGTGGTGGAGGACGAGATGTCCGCCCAGGCCCGCAGCGTGGTGCCCGGCAATGCGGACGTGTCCATCTATGAGATCATGGAACGTTGCGCCCTGAACGAGCAGGACGAGCTGGCGCTCAAGCAGTATGTGGAATCGCTGGGCATGATCTTTCTGTCCACGCCGTTTTCCCGCGCGGCCGCCGACCGTCTGGAGCGCTTCGGGGTCGGGGCCTACAAGATCGGTTCGGGCGAGTGCAACAACTATCCGCTGCTGGACCATGTGGCCTCCTTCGGCAAGCCGGTCATCCTGAGCACGGGCATGAACGACATTGCCAGCGTGGAAAAGGCCGTGGCGGTTTTTCGCAAGCACGGCACACCGTTCGCCCTGCTGCATTGCACCAACATCTATCCCACGCCGCCGGAGCTGGTGCGGCTGGGGGCCATGGTGGAGCTGGCCGAGCATTTTCCGGACGCGGTGATCGGGCTTTCCGACCACACCGAGACCAACCACACCTGCCTCGGGGCCGTGGCGCTGGGGGCCAGCATTCTGGAGCGCCATTTCACGGATGACATGAGTCGCCCCGGGCCGGACATTGTCTGCTCCATGGACCCGGCGGCCCTGAGCGACCTCGTGCGCGGCTCGGCCATCATCCATGCGGCGCGCGGCGGCAGCAAAAAACCGCTGCAAGAGGAACAGGCCACCATCGACTTCGCCTACGCCACGGTGGTGACCATCCAACCCGTGCGCGCGGGCGAGCCCTTTACCCGCGAGAACCTGTGGGTCAAACGGCCCGGCACTGGCGAACTGCTGGCCGAGGAATACGAATCCGTGCTGGGGCGCATTGCCGCCGCAGACATTCCTGCGGATACGCACCTGAAACGCTCTGACATGACGGACGTGACGGACTGA
- the neuC gene encoding UDP-N-acetylglucosamine 2-epimerase yields the protein MKKILFLTGTRADFGKLKPLIVRAEALDDVEVFVFVTGMHMMRKYGYTHMEVEYLNLPHRIHGYVNQNEADTMDTVLAKTVSGLSDYVKEVRPDMIVVHGDRVEALAGASVGSLNNILVAHVEGGEVSGTVDELIRHAVSKLSHVHFVSNDQARARLLQLGETDESIFVIGSPDIDVMASGDLPGIDEVRSRYEFDFADYGVVLFHSVTTDLENLPRHVNAMVEALEASGNNHVVVHPNNDPGNEIIRKAYERLEGNPRFRFYPSMRFEYFLSLLKHADYMVGNSSAGIREAPFYGVPSIDLGHRQSNRGTAASLMHVDFDRDAILAAIQSAPSLRGNPCADFGSGDSAEQFAAALTDDAFWQRSTQKYFVDM from the coding sequence ATGAAGAAGATACTTTTTCTGACCGGAACGCGGGCCGATTTCGGCAAGCTCAAGCCGCTCATCGTGCGGGCCGAGGCCCTGGACGACGTGGAAGTGTTCGTGTTCGTGACCGGCATGCACATGATGCGCAAGTACGGGTACACGCACATGGAGGTGGAATACCTGAACCTGCCGCACCGCATCCACGGATACGTGAACCAGAACGAGGCCGACACCATGGACACGGTGCTGGCCAAGACGGTTTCCGGTCTGTCCGACTACGTCAAGGAAGTCCGGCCGGACATGATCGTGGTCCATGGTGACCGCGTGGAGGCTCTGGCCGGGGCGTCCGTGGGCAGCCTGAACAACATTCTGGTGGCCCATGTTGAGGGCGGCGAGGTTTCGGGCACGGTGGACGAACTCATTCGTCACGCTGTTTCCAAGCTCTCACACGTTCATTTCGTTTCCAACGATCAGGCCCGTGCGCGGCTGCTTCAACTGGGCGAGACGGATGAGAGCATTTTCGTGATCGGATCGCCGGATATCGACGTCATGGCCTCGGGCGACCTGCCGGGCATTGACGAGGTGCGTTCCCGTTACGAATTCGATTTTGCAGACTACGGCGTGGTTTTGTTCCATTCCGTGACCACGGACCTTGAGAATCTGCCGCGCCATGTGAACGCCATGGTGGAGGCGCTGGAGGCCAGCGGCAACAATCACGTGGTGGTGCACCCCAACAACGACCCGGGCAACGAGATCATCCGCAAGGCCTACGAGCGCCTTGAGGGCAATCCCCGGTTCCGGTTCTATCCGTCCATGCGTTTTGAATATTTCCTTTCGCTGCTCAAGCACGCGGACTACATGGTGGGCAACTCCAGCGCGGGCATCCGCGAGGCCCCGTTCTACGGCGTGCCCAGCATTGATCTGGGCCACCGACAGTCTAACCGAGGCACGGCCGCCAGCCTCATGCACGTGGATTTCGACAGGGACGCCATTCTTGCGGCCATACAGTCGGCCCCGTCCCTGCGCGGCAACCCCTGCGCGGATTTCGGCTCCGGCGACAGCGCCGAACAGTTTGCCGCCGCACTGACCGATGACGCGTTCTGGCAGCGCAGCACGCAGAAATATTTTGTTGATATGTAG
- a CDS encoding TylF/MycF/NovP-related O-methyltransferase, whose amino-acid sequence MIALPDFAEPFDYENGFYLTCQSRRVGRLLAHYELYKMSLGLAGDIVECGVFKGASFVRWGMFRDLFETQQGRKLFGFDSFGTFPATNYEADKAELNLYLEEAGDQSISTEQLDEVLANKGISNYELIKGDINETVPRFVEERPEVRISLLNLDTDVYEPAVTILEHLYPKIVSGGILILDDYGVFPGETAAVDEYFAGQDVEIRGLGFSNVPCYIIKS is encoded by the coding sequence ATGATAGCTTTGCCTGATTTTGCTGAGCCGTTCGACTATGAGAACGGTTTTTATCTGACATGCCAATCCCGGCGCGTGGGGCGCCTGCTTGCTCATTATGAATTGTACAAGATGAGCCTCGGGCTGGCTGGGGATATTGTCGAATGCGGTGTGTTCAAGGGGGCTTCCTTTGTACGTTGGGGAATGTTTCGGGATTTGTTCGAAACACAACAGGGCAGGAAGTTATTCGGATTTGATTCGTTTGGTACCTTCCCGGCCACCAACTACGAGGCGGACAAGGCTGAGTTGAATTTGTATCTTGAGGAAGCTGGCGACCAGAGCATCTCTACGGAACAGCTAGACGAGGTCTTGGCCAACAAGGGCATCAGCAATTATGAATTGATCAAGGGCGACATCAACGAAACCGTTCCCCGTTTTGTGGAAGAACGGCCGGAGGTGCGCATAAGTCTTTTGAATCTTGATACTGACGTTTACGAACCAGCTGTCACCATTCTTGAGCATTTGTATCCCAAGATTGTCTCTGGAGGTATTCTTATTCTTGACGATTATGGGGTGTTCCCCGGAGAAACTGCTGCTGTAGATGAATATTTTGCCGGACAGGACGTGGAAATCAGAGGTCTGGGTTTCAGTAACGTTCCTTGCTATATCATAAAATCGTGA
- a CDS encoding surface carbohydrate biosynthesis protein, with translation MIRFGKKRPWLYLPAEIKVREFEAKVLIASMAASRGFNVVFGDVAPVLKVARNGPPGVFMFKDCSYPMMETFRELHELGHRVCVHDEEGLVVFNDEIFLNFRVDNRSAQYVDLFFAWGKEQEKILLKKIEPERVARTGHPRFDILRRDLRGIFDEDVRDIQERYGRFILINSNLGAWNHQDGPEGYIRICKEQEALDNPEDVDFYVRYQNHVKGLWDRYVPLVRRLAEDFPQHSIVVRPHPVEDVGTWERLMANEPRVFVDDDGTVAKWIYAADVVVHTNCTTAIESIAMETPVFSYLPSYDPEFDCDLPNDFSKVCRTDDELSAALSCCVGGEGFASFGEQRVLLKQYVSAIEGDFSASRIVDQLERIALPSEKMRVSLRHTLLPKLRLEFDRMLGKSKSTQKWPHTSLIEVQELVSRYCHFLVSLKNIKIAHLGRNLFSFFSINK, from the coding sequence GTGATTCGATTCGGAAAGAAACGACCGTGGCTGTATCTGCCCGCCGAAATCAAGGTTCGGGAGTTTGAGGCCAAGGTGCTGATAGCCTCTATGGCAGCTTCACGAGGGTTTAATGTCGTTTTTGGCGATGTTGCTCCGGTTTTGAAGGTTGCACGCAACGGGCCTCCCGGCGTGTTTATGTTTAAGGATTGCAGTTACCCCATGATGGAGACGTTTCGCGAACTCCATGAGTTGGGGCATCGCGTCTGCGTGCATGATGAAGAGGGGCTTGTCGTTTTCAATGACGAGATTTTTCTGAATTTTCGAGTGGACAACCGCTCTGCGCAGTATGTTGATTTGTTTTTCGCCTGGGGCAAAGAGCAGGAAAAAATTCTGCTGAAAAAAATTGAACCGGAGCGGGTTGCCCGTACCGGTCATCCGAGATTCGACATCCTGCGCAGGGATTTGCGTGGAATATTCGATGAAGATGTTCGTGACATACAGGAACGCTATGGCCGATTCATCCTTATTAACAGTAATCTTGGGGCGTGGAATCATCAAGACGGCCCTGAGGGGTACATCCGTATCTGCAAGGAACAGGAGGCTCTGGACAACCCGGAGGATGTGGACTTTTATGTGCGATATCAGAACCACGTGAAGGGCCTCTGGGATCGTTATGTCCCGCTTGTCCGTCGACTGGCTGAGGATTTCCCTCAACATTCCATCGTGGTTCGTCCGCACCCTGTGGAGGATGTCGGGACATGGGAGCGGCTTATGGCAAATGAACCGCGTGTGTTCGTGGACGACGACGGAACCGTGGCCAAATGGATTTATGCAGCAGATGTCGTTGTACATACCAATTGCACGACAGCCATTGAATCTATTGCCATGGAAACCCCGGTTTTTTCCTATTTACCGTCTTATGATCCGGAATTTGATTGTGACTTGCCGAATGATTTCAGCAAAGTCTGCCGCACGGATGACGAGTTGTCCGCTGCCTTGTCCTGTTGTGTAGGTGGCGAGGGTTTTGCCTCTTTCGGTGAGCAACGGGTTTTGTTGAAGCAGTATGTGTCTGCAATTGAGGGAGATTTTTCAGCATCGCGTATTGTCGACCAGCTTGAACGAATTGCCCTACCCTCTGAGAAGATGAGAGTTTCTTTGCGCCACACGCTGTTGCCCAAGTTGCGTCTAGAGTTTGATCGGATGCTTGGCAAAAGCAAGTCCACGCAAAAATGGCCACATACGTCCTTAATAGAAGTACAAGAATTGGTTTCCCGTTATTGTCATTTTCTTGTTTCGCTCAAAAACATCAAGATTGCTCACCTTGGAAGAAATCTGTTTTCTTTTTTCTCGATAAACAAGTAG
- a CDS encoding surface carbohydrate biosynthesis protein, with protein sequence MSKAFGRPRKWLYLPMEIKVREFESKVLVAAEAAERGYNVVLGVKNRVLRWAHDGPAGIYFYKDGSEIMLPDFRSLREQGHRIVVHDEEGLVVFSPEIFMSQRVPAELDAVLDIFFAWGDWQARMLRTGVTPAKVVPTGHPRFDILRKDLRGVFDGHARALREQYGRMILVNTNFGAWNHQLGPEGYIDLFRSHNMFKSKADEDFRYRYQAHVKVLFESYVQAVKRLCAEFPDHTVIVRPHPVENYEVWEDLMRDTPRAVVCDRGTVARWIHAADAVVHTNCTTAIEATAMDTPVFAYLPVSDPEFDSELPNAFSMQVFDEDSLVAGLRETLAVPKDSFVLPDNLRELMNEYLTGMDGDWAATRIMDACDGLDVPELSHRVSCFAGLANRFRIWQQRRAFTDKGGQKFPSTFVEEVQQVIGEFATVSGRFEGVRAEALHRNLFLVSSDQA encoded by the coding sequence ATGAGCAAAGCCTTTGGGCGGCCGCGCAAGTGGCTGTATCTGCCCATGGAAATAAAAGTCCGGGAATTCGAGTCCAAGGTTCTGGTGGCGGCCGAGGCCGCAGAGCGGGGCTACAACGTAGTACTCGGCGTCAAGAACCGGGTGCTCCGCTGGGCGCACGACGGTCCGGCCGGCATATATTTCTACAAGGACGGCAGCGAGATCATGCTGCCGGATTTCCGCTCCCTGCGCGAGCAGGGCCACAGGATCGTGGTGCACGACGAGGAAGGGCTGGTGGTGTTCAGCCCGGAGATATTCATGAGTCAGCGGGTTCCGGCGGAGCTGGACGCGGTGCTGGACATCTTCTTTGCCTGGGGCGACTGGCAGGCGCGCATGCTGCGCACAGGCGTGACTCCGGCCAAGGTGGTGCCCACCGGGCATCCGAGGTTCGACATTCTGCGCAAGGACTTGCGCGGGGTTTTCGACGGCCATGCCCGTGCATTGCGTGAGCAGTACGGACGAATGATTCTGGTCAATACCAATTTCGGGGCATGGAACCACCAGCTGGGGCCGGAAGGGTACATCGACCTGTTCCGCTCGCACAACATGTTCAAGTCCAAGGCGGACGAGGATTTCCGCTACCGCTATCAGGCGCACGTCAAGGTGCTGTTTGAAAGCTACGTGCAGGCCGTCAAGCGCCTGTGTGCCGAGTTCCCGGACCATACCGTGATCGTGCGGCCGCACCCGGTGGAGAATTACGAGGTTTGGGAAGACCTCATGCGCGACACGCCCCGGGCCGTTGTCTGCGACAGGGGCACTGTGGCCCGCTGGATTCACGCGGCGGACGCGGTGGTACACACCAACTGCACCACGGCCATCGAGGCCACGGCCATGGACACGCCGGTGTTTGCCTATCTGCCGGTTTCCGACCCCGAATTCGATTCCGAACTGCCCAACGCCTTCAGCATGCAGGTCTTTGACGAGGACTCGCTGGTCGCGGGCCTGCGCGAAACACTGGCGGTACCCAAGGATTCCTTTGTGTTGCCGGACAACCTGCGGGAGTTGATGAACGAGTATCTCACGGGTATGGATGGAGACTGGGCCGCCACCCGGATCATGGACGCCTGTGACGGGCTGGACGTGCCCGAGTTGTCGCACCGCGTGTCCTGTTTTGCCGGGCTGGCCAACCGCTTTCGCATCTGGCAGCAACGCCGTGCGTTCACGGACAAGGGCGGCCAGAAATTTCCGTCCACGTTTGTGGAAGAGGTGCAGCAGGTCATCGGGGAGTTCGCCACGGTTTCCGGCCGTTTTGAAGGCGTGCGGGCCGAGGCGCTGCACAGGAACCTGTTTCTGGTCTCTTCGGATCAGGCGTAA
- a CDS encoding polysaccharide pyruvyl transferase family protein has protein sequence MSTTLKVLHVASFMGNIGDNANHCGMRSVLAENLGCELAFTELEIRKCYANYAAADRWAFDDEFVDLANAHDLVLVGGGNYFELRHSYSSTGTTIDITPERMAKIKTPLVFNALGCDVGAGVTDENVAKFGRFLDAAMDMKTCLVSLRNDGAMGTLERIYGKKYSDHVYHVADGGFFTRVPERAYPELPDGCDFVVVNAAVDMEDVRFPGRDGLLSHEAFCTEFADVIGRLLDGHPTVHLLFAPHMFSDLKAMSRVMDAMPDHFLRDRVSSLPMLHGQNGHDYVFGVYQRALFSMGFRFHSNVCPVALGTPSIGLVSYPQVAYLYEELGMPERAVRVNRPGFGEPLGQLIDATIAGAGNIRARYADVVRSLRAEVDVLHKDIAALL, from the coding sequence ATGTCCACCACCTTGAAAGTTCTGCACGTGGCCAGCTTCATGGGCAACATCGGCGACAACGCCAACCATTGCGGCATGCGTTCGGTGCTGGCCGAGAATCTGGGCTGCGAACTTGCGTTCACCGAGCTGGAAATCCGCAAATGCTACGCCAATTATGCGGCTGCGGACCGCTGGGCTTTTGACGATGAGTTCGTGGACCTTGCCAATGCGCACGATCTGGTGCTGGTGGGCGGCGGCAACTATTTCGAACTGCGCCACAGTTATTCCAGCACCGGGACCACCATCGACATCACCCCGGAACGCATGGCGAAAATAAAAACGCCGCTGGTGTTCAACGCCTTGGGCTGCGATGTGGGCGCGGGCGTGACCGACGAGAACGTGGCCAAGTTCGGGCGTTTTCTGGACGCGGCCATGGACATGAAGACCTGCCTTGTTTCCCTGCGCAACGACGGGGCCATGGGCACGCTGGAAAGGATTTACGGCAAAAAATATTCGGATCACGTCTACCATGTGGCGGACGGCGGCTTTTTTACCCGCGTTCCCGAGCGTGCCTATCCGGAACTGCCGGACGGTTGCGATTTCGTGGTTGTCAATGCGGCCGTGGACATGGAGGACGTGCGTTTCCCGGGCCGGGACGGTCTGCTTTCCCACGAGGCGTTCTGCACGGAGTTCGCGGACGTCATCGGGCGGCTGCTGGACGGGCACCCCACCGTGCACCTGCTGTTTGCGCCGCACATGTTCAGCGACCTCAAGGCCATGTCTCGGGTCATGGATGCCATGCCCGACCATTTCCTGCGTGACCGGGTGTCGTCCCTGCCCATGCTGCACGGCCAGAACGGGCACGACTACGTGTTCGGCGTGTACCAGCGCGCCTTGTTTTCCATGGGATTCCGTTTTCATTCCAATGTCTGCCCCGTGGCCTTGGGGACGCCGTCCATCGGACTGGTGTCCTATCCTCAGGTGGCCTACCTGTACGAGGAACTGGGCATGCCCGAGCGGGCCGTGCGGGTCAACCGGCCCGGATTCGGCGAGCCGTTGGGCCAGTTGATCGACGCTACCATTGCCGGGGCGGGCAACATCCGCGCCCGGTATGCGGATGTCGTCAGGAGTCTGCGTGCCGAGGTGGACGTTTTGCACAAGGATATTGCCGCGCTCTTGTAG
- a CDS encoding cytidylyltransferase domain-containing protein → MKVLGLITARGGSKGVPGKNWKMIAGRPLIAWTVAAARACSCLDRIVVSTDHEEIAEAARNAGAEVPFMRPEELSRDDSPHIDCVLHALDWLEREQGYVPDCVCLLQPTSPLRLPEDIDGAVAMAERLMREKGAAAVISVTDCPHHPYLARKQDESGRLLPFMEHDIAYQRRQDLPPALATNGAVYVNSVRSLREDKTFYPAECYGYHMPQERSLEIDTPWEFSLVEAVLQMQQEKGA, encoded by the coding sequence ATGAAGGTGCTGGGATTGATCACGGCCCGGGGCGGGTCCAAGGGCGTGCCGGGCAAGAACTGGAAGATGATCGCGGGCAGGCCGCTCATCGCATGGACCGTGGCTGCGGCCAGGGCGTGCAGTTGTCTGGACAGGATCGTGGTCAGCACCGACCATGAGGAAATAGCCGAAGCCGCACGCAATGCCGGGGCCGAGGTGCCGTTCATGCGGCCCGAGGAACTTTCCCGCGACGACTCTCCACACATCGACTGCGTGCTGCACGCGCTGGACTGGCTGGAGCGCGAGCAGGGCTACGTGCCGGACTGCGTGTGTCTGCTGCAACCCACCTCGCCGTTGCGCCTGCCCGAGGACATTGACGGGGCCGTGGCCATGGCCGAACGCCTCATGCGCGAAAAGGGCGCCGCCGCGGTCATCTCGGTCACGGATTGTCCGCACCATCCCTACCTTGCCCGCAAACAGGACGAATCCGGCAGGTTGCTTCCCTTCATGGAGCATGATATCGCCTACCAGCGAAGGCAGGATCTGCCTCCCGCATTGGCTACCAACGGGGCCGTGTACGTCAATTCCGTGCGCTCCTTGCGCGAGGACAAAACGTTTTATCCCGCCGAATGCTACGGCTACCACATGCCGCAGGAGCGTTCGCTGGAAATCGACACCCCGTGGGAATTTTCACTGGTCGAGGCCGTTTTGCAAATGCAGCAAGAGAAGGGTGCATGA
- the hisF gene encoding imidazole glycerol phosphate synthase subunit HisF, which produces MNIRLIPRLDIKSENLVKGVNLEGIRVLGPPEAFARYYYEHGADELFYMDVVASLYERNSILEIVSSISRNIFIPMTVGGGLRSLSDIGDVLKSGADKVALNTAAVRDPQLVRRASELYGSSTIVVSIEAKRQKTGGWEAYIDSGREHTGLDAVEWAQQVTELGAGELIVTSVDQEGTGKGFDVDLVRAVAESCSVPVIAGGGAGSAEHVREVLQDGMADAVSFASLMHYPLLRDNEEFQSYPGARWAGGLGQFESVTLEEIKQGLRESGLETR; this is translated from the coding sequence ATGAACATCCGCCTGATACCCCGTCTGGACATCAAGAGCGAGAATCTGGTCAAGGGCGTGAACCTGGAGGGCATCCGGGTTCTCGGACCGCCCGAGGCCTTTGCGCGCTATTATTATGAGCACGGCGCGGACGAGCTTTTCTACATGGACGTGGTGGCCAGCCTGTACGAACGCAACAGCATCCTCGAGATCGTCTCTTCCATTTCCCGCAATATTTTCATTCCCATGACCGTGGGCGGCGGACTGCGCAGCCTTTCGGACATCGGGGACGTGCTCAAGTCCGGCGCGGACAAGGTGGCCCTGAACACGGCCGCCGTGCGCGACCCGCAACTGGTGCGCCGGGCTAGCGAACTGTATGGCTCATCCACCATCGTGGTCTCCATCGAGGCCAAGCGCCAGAAGACCGGCGGCTGGGAGGCCTACATCGACAGCGGCCGCGAGCACACCGGGCTGGATGCCGTGGAATGGGCACAACAGGTCACGGAACTGGGCGCGGGCGAGCTGATCGTGACTTCGGTTGATCAGGAAGGAACCGGCAAGGGGTTCGACGTTGATTTGGTGCGGGCCGTTGCCGAAAGCTGCTCCGTGCCGGTCATTGCCGGGGGCGGCGCAGGCTCGGCCGAACATGTGCGCGAGGTCTTGCAGGACGGCATGGCCGACGCCGTGAGCTTTGCCTCGCTGATGCATTATCCGTTGCTGCGCGACAACGAGGAATTTCAGTCGTACCCCGGTGCGCGCTGGGCCGGTGGGCTCGGCCAGTTCGAGTCCGTGACGCTTGAGGAGATCAAGCAGGGCCTGCGCGAGAGCGGGCTGGAGACGAGGTAG
- the hisH gene encoding imidazole glycerol phosphate synthase subunit HisH: MGLPVVAVVDYGVGNLFSVAQALRRFDLNVEITGDWRAVQAADAVVLPGVGAFGPAMQRLRELELDSVIRDVAAMGKPLMGICLGLQLLGRQSSEFGHHEGLGIIDGSVVQLPRVEQQGRVLKLPNIGWQPVLPAPGNEQAWGKTLLCDVPQGTTMYFVHTFALQVNDPDVCVAVSGYGDHEFCAAVASGSVFACQFHPERSGETGLRMYGSFAKEINEYCK, from the coding sequence ATGGGTTTGCCGGTTGTTGCCGTGGTCGACTATGGGGTCGGCAATCTTTTCAGCGTTGCGCAGGCGTTGCGCCGTTTTGACCTGAACGTGGAAATCACCGGAGACTGGCGCGCGGTGCAGGCCGCGGACGCCGTGGTGCTGCCCGGCGTGGGCGCGTTCGGCCCGGCCATGCAGCGGCTGCGCGAACTGGAGCTGGATTCGGTCATCCGCGATGTTGCGGCCATGGGCAAGCCGCTCATGGGCATCTGTCTGGGCCTGCAGCTGCTGGGCAGGCAGAGCAGCGAATTCGGGCATCATGAAGGGCTGGGCATCATCGACGGCTCCGTGGTGCAACTGCCCCGTGTGGAGCAGCAGGGCCGCGTGCTCAAGCTGCCCAACATCGGCTGGCAGCCCGTGTTGCCCGCCCCGGGCAATGAGCAGGCGTGGGGCAAGACCCTGCTTTGTGACGTGCCGCAGGGGACCACCATGTATTTCGTGCACACGTTCGCGCTGCAGGTGAACGACCCGGACGTGTGCGTTGCGGTTTCTGGCTACGGGGACCATGAATTTTGCGCGGCGGTTGCCTCGGGCAGCGTGTTCGCCTGCCAGTTCCACCCGGAACGCAGCGGCGAAACCGGCCTGCGCATGTACGGCAGCTTTGCCAAAGAAATCAATGAATACTGCAAGTAA
- a CDS encoding N-acetyl sugar amidotransferase, whose protein sequence is MEVKYGLPEKVQYCTRCVISNQRPSSSVEFKNKGQKKQTIMFDDEGVCAACRYADIKENEIDWAEREDELMRLCDQYRSKDGGYDCVVPGSGGKDSAFTAHILKDKFGMTPLTVTWAPHKYTEIGWKNFQNWIHAGFDNILFTPNGKVHRLLTRLAFENLVHPFQPFIVGQRMIAPKVSIEKNIPLIFYGENQAEYGNNIEENFIPTMNTDFFAGSQDPADLVLGGVTGRELMDEYGLSAKDLIPYMPVKKEDLDRTGTVVHYLGYYVKWDPQECYYYASQHTGFQCNDERTEGSYSKYSSIDDKIDPLHYYTTLAKFGIGRATYDAAQEVRNGKITREEGIALVRKYDTEFPGRFFDEMLEYMGITAERFHEVVDAARSEHLWEKRDGEWHLRHPIWEEGK, encoded by the coding sequence GTGGAAGTTAAATACGGTCTGCCGGAAAAGGTTCAGTACTGCACCCGGTGCGTCATTTCCAACCAGCGTCCCAGCTCCTCGGTGGAGTTCAAGAACAAGGGCCAGAAAAAACAGACCATCATGTTCGACGACGAGGGCGTGTGCGCGGCCTGCCGCTATGCGGACATCAAGGAAAACGAAATCGACTGGGCCGAGCGCGAAGACGAGCTGATGCGCCTGTGCGACCAATACCGCAGCAAGGACGGCGGCTACGATTGCGTGGTGCCGGGCAGCGGCGGCAAGGACAGCGCCTTTACCGCCCACATCCTCAAGGACAAGTTCGGCATGACGCCCCTGACCGTGACCTGGGCACCGCACAAGTATACGGAAATCGGGTGGAAGAATTTTCAGAACTGGATTCACGCCGGGTTCGACAACATCCTGTTCACGCCCAACGGCAAGGTGCACCGGCTGCTGACCCGGCTGGCCTTCGAGAACCTCGTGCATCCGTTCCAGCCGTTCATCGTGGGCCAGCGCATGATCGCGCCCAAGGTCTCCATCGAAAAGAACATTCCCCTGATCTTCTACGGCGAGAATCAGGCCGAATACGGCAACAACATCGAGGAAAACTTCATTCCCACCATGAACACGGATTTCTTCGCGGGTTCGCAGGATCCGGCCGATCTGGTGCTGGGCGGCGTGACCGGCCGCGAGCTCATGGATGAATACGGCTTGAGCGCCAAGGATCTCATTCCGTACATGCCCGTGAAAAAGGAAGACCTCGACCGCACCGGCACCGTGGTCCACTACCTCGGCTACTACGTGAAGTGGGACCCGCAGGAGTGCTACTATTACGCCAGCCAGCACACGGGCTTTCAGTGCAACGACGAGCGCACCGAAGGTTCCTATTCCAAGTATTCCTCCATCGACGACAAGATCGACCCCCTGCACTACTACACCACGCTGGCCAAGTTCGGCATCGGCCGGGCCACCTACGACGCGGCGCAGGAAGTGCGCAACGGCAAGATCACCCGCGAGGAGGGCATCGCGCTGGTGCGCAAGTACGACACCGAGTTCCCGGGCCGGTTCTTTGACGAGATGCTGGAGTACATGGGCATCACCGCCGAACGGTTCCACGAGGTCGTGGACGCGGCCCGCAGCGAACATCTCTGGGAGAAGCGCGACGGCGAATGGCATCTGCGCCATCCCATCTGGGAAGAAGGCAAGTAG